From the genome of Penaeus monodon isolate SGIC_2016 chromosome 11, NSTDA_Pmon_1, whole genome shotgun sequence:
aaatctctccccctgcttgtcgctcattgatcccagattctcaggaaaccgatccatgtgtgagaataggtagtacattttgatgctcatgttgcatcccaggtttttgaaggcagtcagcattttggtgacgagttctgcatagttgctggccttgttgttgccaaggacgTTCTTTAcaaccagaacaaatgccttccacgcttccagttcgactttattcattgagttttcaaactctggatctctgatgagctgacatagttgaggtccgtcaaagatgccagctttcaatttctccatggtcactcctggaaaagcatggcacaggtgagtgaagcagccaccatccttgtccagagctttggtgaactgcttcatcaagccaagcttaatgtgcaggggtcgGAAGAATATCCTGtctctctgtccaccagaggggcgttgatgatgttgttttatctgctaggctccaattcctcccgcagagaccactcctttttcatgtaatgctgagctcggtccctactatcccacatgcacagaaagcacgggtacttggtgaaaccggactgctgtcccaacaaaaagttcaccatctttaggtcaacacagatcatccactcatgctgacaataactaattttctccagcagatacttcaccgcttcatacttctccttcagtgtagtcgagtgagccagcagtatagaggcaaactggttgccgttgtgcaccagaacggctttcagtgatctcttgctgctgtcaataaacagtctccattctacaggttggtattgtggcaatccaagattgtgcagaagctgtgaaacatctgtagagtacaccaagtctttctcttcagagaaaaaacgaacgtATTCTtaatgtctgttgcggtagaaagtgatgcgagtactgtcagaaagaagttttttttctttcaatcttgatgccaacaattcggcggatgactttggcaagtttaggtcacggacaagatcatttagctccttctgggaaaaggaaTTCGGAGCgtcatcatcgctaggaacttcttcttcattgtcttcaatactggagaattcttcatcacttaactcaggaagttctactgtgacaggtactggaacttcatcacagtgaggtacaagacgacgtgctgattcaagatcaggatacttgaggctgctctggttctttctgttgaacccagtcaaattaatagcgcagaagtaacagtcactgacatggtttttcggctctctccaaaccataggaattccaaagttcagcccgtccttctttccatgggtccagcgacgtagatactcggtgcatttcttgcagaccatgaggcgcccaagctttgtcctgatcaccaagtttcatgccaaaataagcatgataaacacactttacgaaacttgtgactggtttcctgttaggaacaacggtgtattcaccgcagatgtagcagaatacatccggcttatttctgcaagaccttctggacgaatctatatcattcatctgaataaggaaaaaatgtctgttagcaaaaaatgtgcagTCGCAACTtcaaaattatatcgtaatacccgccacgaaaatgctaatactcttatgtatgaacaacaaccgtaaaaaacaatatttggcaatagaacacaaatttgacctgattgagcaaaatcaatgttatatatgggttcagcgcatcaaaattgtctaaaatcagttaaaaaattattgacaatttttttgctgttgaccagtgtaatagtaattgtttaataatattaataataataataataataataataataataataataataatagtagtagtaataatagcaataataacaacaacaacaatagcagtaacagcaccaataacaatgataatgataataattacaccaaaaatcataataatggcaCCACccaagagcagcagcagcagcagcagcagaagaaataataataattaagaagtaCAAGGTGCCTTCAAtaagttttgagacttttttcATAGGGCAGTTATAATCATCCCACACTCTTGTAATTTTGATATAGCATTACCATATGTCAAATGAGATAAAACACCATTTTTGTTAATCCAGGTTGAAAGAGACAGCTGTACGTGGAAGTTAAGCAAACCCTACTATACCATGCTGGTCATAGCTGACTTTTTTTGCAGAATGAAGTCAGAACAGAAGGACAATTCAGAAGTGCGATACGCTATAAATTTTGCATTAAACTCGGAAAGAACTTATGAACTGCTTCAGACTGCTTACGGATTAACTTGCATGGGCAGGGCATCCGTGTTTCATTGGCACAAAAAGTTTAAGGGCGGCagagagtgagtgatgatgagaggtgtggggagggggagggaagtcagAACACCAGAGCTGGTGGggaaaatttatacttttatggATGAGACCACTGAATGTCAACAGAGGCAATAAATGAACAGTTTGAAGTCAGTGTGAGAACTGTGCAAAAAATTGTTCATTATGAACTGAACATGTGAAAGATTTGTGCGAAGTTTGTCCCAAGGGTGCTCAGTGACGAACAAAAGGAAAGACATGTTAGCGACAGCAGGGAGATGGTTAAGCTTATCAAATCAGATCCAAGACTACTCATGGCTCTGATGACCTGTGATGAAAGCTGGATCTACTGCTATGAAACCAAGAGACAGAGTTTCCAGTGGTAGTATCAGGGCTCCCCTTGACCCAAGAAGGCCAGACAGAGTAAGTCCACCCTGAAACTCGTACTGATCCCCTTTTTCGACAGAAAAGGCATGACCTACATCCACTGAGTTCCGTCTGGACAGACAGTCAACAAAGAGTACTAAGTGGAGGTCTTGAGGGAGTTCTGAAAGAGAATGAAATGCCGTCGCTGTTCAAATCAGGTTGGTGGCATttccaccaggacaatgcaccagTACACACCTCCATCCGTGTTTTCAACTATTAGCCTGAGACATCAAGACAGTTCCTCACCCTCCCTACAGTTCAGACCTTGCTCCCTGTGACATTTGGTTGTTCCCCAAGCTCAAGGACAACCTCAGAGGCAGTCATTTTGAGGAGATTGAGGAGATGAAAAAGACTGTGACGAGGGTCATGGACACATTCACACCGGAGGACTTGCAAGGGACCTTCCAGAAGTTGCTGGAACAACACAACCAGTGCACTACAGCTGGAGGGGAGTACTTTGAAGGGGGCTAGAGTTTCTTGCTTGTCTGAGGAAAAAAAGTGTCCTTAGGGAAAAAGTCTCAAAACTTATTGAAGGTACCTCGTATatacttctccctcctctctcttttcctttccctctcctgctctgTTACCTCCTTTCATTCCTAAATCCTGCTTatattcactcctcccctctcacatCCTTCGTTCTCCACTTTAATCTACCCACCTCATTCTCACCTTTATCCCTAtccatccctccccatcttcttttctctctgtgccttctcccttcccctcattttacTCTTATCCTATCCTCTATttgcccttccccatttcccttttcttttaagcatttgtctccttccttcccctcttttctttttagtcctcctaccccctttcctctttaagccccctttccctatcctttctccctcccctcctacttgCTTCTTACCCTCCCCTGTTACCCAATGCCACCGGGAAAATgcggtgttcattttttttttttttttcctgatttcacctttccttgaggttgcaggaaaaacattttttctactaatgctatgaatattgatggtgttatttttataatagaaattataactaCTATAATGTTACAGACATCAGTAACAGTAATATAAggtaacgtaaaatattttcgaaaatcaaggaaaaggataaaaaggcgTAATTTGCTCATTGGTGaattagtacaagtgtagccatctatgtgtaaaaacaataaataaagtaaactcacagtggccatggcatgtacgtatatgccatgcccagcagcattgggttaagccatataaataataaatgtatgtatgtgtgtgtgtgtgtgtgtgtgtgtgtgtgtgtgtgtgtgcatgtgtgtgtgtgtgtgcatgtgtgtgtgtttgtgcatgtgtgtgtgtgtgtgcatgtgtgtgtgtgtgtgtgtgtgtgtgtgtgtgtgtgtgtgtgtgtgtgtgtgtgtgtgtgtgtgtgtgttgtgtgtgtatttgtgtgtgcgtgcgtgcgtgtgtgcgtgtgtgtgtgtgtgtgtatgtgtgtgtgtgtgtgtgtgtgtgtgtgtgtgtgtgtgtgtgtgtgtgtgtgtgtgtgtgtgtgtgtgtgtgtgtgtgttcttactaCATAAGAAAAGTATTTTGGAATGATACTTTCTATTGGATGGCAAGGTCACAATCTTCAGTTTCATTATGGCATTGCACATTTTTGTAATCATGGGACCTTACCCCTTAAAGACCTTTTCAGGGGGTGctaccacctccctccccccacctggtATGCAAAATCTTCACCTCGTATGTTCCGGGAGGGGAGCGCCCAGGCAACTTCACTTAATGCACCTTGGTGATATAAAGCGGTAGGGGGTATTGGCACCTAACCCCCTTTCAGGAGGAGCACTGCCCCTTACCCCGCTCCTAGTCTATAAAACCTTCACCCCATATGTTCTGGCAGGGCAGTGCCCAGGCAAATATCTGATTCACATAATGATATGGTAATTCTTTACTGTTCTTAAACCCATGTCACACACTTTATTCAAAGATCTAAACTGAAGTGACCAGGTGTGCCCCTTCAAGGCACTGTCTGAAAGCTGGGTTGATGGGAAGCATTGcctcccaacaccccccaagatggcaagatagagctgaaacttTAAAGGACAAGATGGACTTAGGCTGTGAGCACCACTTTCCTTGATTCTTGCTTCTTTATCTGTGGCATTAATACTCATGTCTTGTACCAAAGACTGCAATTTATTATCCACTACAAGAGtgtcatcttcaatttgccctagcaTAGTGTGTCATACCATAAAGATTAAGCCCTGCAATTTCTTACCATGACCAATAAATCTAGAATGGCCAGCAAGCAAGTCATAAAAATTCTCCTAGTTTCTGGTGCAATGAATTACAACCCCTATCCACcaatctttttcatattttggaAGTAAAAGCAAAACAGTTTTTCTAGTACCTTCTAAATAGTTAAGCCATGACAGAACTGAATTGAATTTCAATGGACTTCCCTTGGGTATAGTTTCTATTGTCACATGGTTATTTATTACATACCTTATTGGCTAAAATAGACTAATTGCTTGTATCTATTATCAAATAACGACCAAGTACAATTTCCATTagctcatttcattttcttttcttacatcaTCCATTACAATTCCATCTGATTATTTTGTTGCTTCCTCACTTTTGCAAAATTTTCTCTTGAACACCTGGAAATTTACAGCCtctctactaccattattattagtttgcaaAGAAAATGCTGTAGAGCATAAGTGTCTAAGAATGTTACGTCCTATTGGATGGTGAGGTCAGATTCTTCAGTTTCATTGTTAGTGTAATACATTCAAAGTCATACCATACCAATATAAGAGTAACAGACAAtcctcatatatttttatgtaatacaaTAAATTTTCTTCATGTTTCCTTCAGCAATATCCATTAAACTTTAAGGCCTCTTTTATGATCTGGATacatgttactgagagcaacacaCCCTCTGGAGACAAAGTCCCAACAACAGCGTAGCCTgtgaacccaaaacccaaacctaacctttcctaccttcgaTTTATTCCCTAGGCAAGCTCCtctgtaaccccctcccccttcataaGCACTTTGTGACAACTTACCCAAAACAGACATTAAGAATTCtggtgtgagggtgttgtggacttagtctctgagcggtgacatgcagagggccttttcattatttcttgaTAAATATGAGGCCGCTGCAGATGTACCTGTGTTGCTTATGACTCTATTCTTATGCTCTATAGGATAGCAGTgtctatttccctctatctctgtgcatCACTCTCTGTAACATTAACCATAATTTGAACCTAGACTATGGGGTATGGGGGTTACATCATATACATTCCTGTATACAAATACTAAAAGACTGGAAGAATATATCAGTACAATTTTTTGGCAACTTAgccatatttcatatatgtaatatatgtgtaatatactgTAGAACAACTTTACTACAGTAGAAATCAGATCAGTGAGTATGCAGCTTCTCTTTAAGAACAAAACCAGACAGAAGAAAACACTTATCTATTGCAAATTCATTCACTGAATTTACCCCCAGCCTTTGAACATGGGACTAGCAATTGTTATGATATGCTCGGTATAGATTGGAATTActcatcatttcttcttcttcttcttcttcttttatagggttttagacttttgaagtctatattccctggatctttGATTCTTGGTTCTTCTTTGTTGATTGGAGTTtttatattatgtctattatttttGATCTTTGTAGGAAGATCTTGAAATGTCTTAACATGTAGTATTTCTTAGCTGATGAATATTCTTCGCCTGTTATTAAAAGAGACATATTtggattatttatattaattctttttaatgATTCATATAATTTCATTCTATATGAGTTAAATCTTGGGCACTGCAGTGTTAGGTGTTCTATGGTTTCTGCTTCATGTTGGCACCATCTGCAAGTTGGGTCTGtctccatttttattttgtatagatGTTGTTTTaatcttgtgtgttttgtttttattcgtgataaacaaacatttatttttctgttttttgatctTGACCATTCATTTGGTTTGTTATCtttgatataatagttttttgtgtTTAGAATTTCTATCAATTGTTCTTCCCatgtttttctgttcttattttttatttttattttatttatttttattttatttttcatcatttcgtGTCAATTTGTATTTAGAAAACGGGCGATCTGACACGTCAAAAAATCTGATCCCTTCTCTTATGAAACGTAAAGACCTGTACATTAGGAGGTCCCTTACATATTGCCAGAATATCTTCCTTACCTTCCTTCGTATCGAATGCAACGACAAATATTCCGATGACGTCCCTAACGAGTCCAGAGGAGGAAGGTTGTGTGGCCATAACATCAATTCCCACAGCAGACGATCCAGTATTCAGGATGCCATTTCTCGTGTGTGGAATACTGTCACCGTCATTTGCCTCGCCCACCTGGCCGCCCACCCCATGACTGCTCTGTGATGAGCCCGCCCCTGCGCCACTTTCAACCTCATGGGGCGTAGAAGGAATATAACAAGGTTTTGACATTGATGTTTTTCTATTCCGAGCCGCCATTACACCAATGGAAGAACTATAATTTAGGATTAGATAATGCAATtacaaatgtattaaatatataatttgtgtatgttttaGATAAATAGGTACATTATAACTATAGTTCTTATACCAACCATGGTTACCTAAATCTGAATAATGATTGGTCCATCATTCCTTTAGGCGATTGAAAGCCTATTTTGATTGGTTTATTCCGCCCCGCGCTGCTCGGCCTCAGCCAATGAGCATCGGCCTCCCAAGTCGTCTCGGCGTCTCTGATTAAAGCCTTGATAAGTTCCAACATTATTTTCAAGTTTTTTGGAGAATTTTTGCTTCACGCattttaaaatgggttttctGTGTTTCAGGGGACGCAGATGCTAACAATATTATTCAAACTATTTATTGCTATGCGATGAAGACTGAATGTACAGGAAAAAACTGGGATGAGTGGTGATATTAGTAGAAGGTTGCGGGAGTTTGGTAGTTTTCAGAAGAGTTTAGAGTATGGATCGCGAAGAGTAACATCTATCATAGTAGTGAAGCGGCAGAACCACACTGGAATAAGCGTGTTTTACTAAATTTAAGGCCGACATGGGCACTTTTGGTAAGTACATGATGCGGGGCAATGCTAGAATTATCGATAGCGATGTAGAAAAGCAACCCAGTGACCTTAGATTTCGGGAATTCTGTGGTGAGGAACAGGTAATCGAGTGGGGGTATTGACCATATCAAATACAGCGAGATCTTCAATGGCGAACAAAGTAATGTTAGTCAACGGTCGTCGCGCTCCGGGCCGCATCGGCTAGAAGAATCATTCATAATGGGTACAGACTGACATACGATGTTATCTGAAGTGGAGTAATGTGCGAGGAAGACGAAGTGTGAGGAAGTGTGTTGTTTGAGCCGGTCAGTGGGCGTAAGGGCGTAAGGTCGGCCTCGCCGCCGAGGGAAAAGCGACCTTATGTCATCCTGACACAAGACGCGACTTCGCCTCGAGATGTCTCTTCTGCTTTCCTCGCGATTTGTGTCAGAATTTCCACTAAttgaaattttggtaattattttattctttccctGTTCCGCGAATGACGTCTTGTGAAGGCAGGAAGTGCATGGGCTACGAGGAAAAATCCATGAGGCCTGACACATGGCCGGGCTGCAGGGCCTCTATGTTAATTCGGATCTCGAGGatacttgttattgtttttgttttgatttttagagGCGAAACCGGGTCTGTTGTGCGCCAGTCAGTTTTACTAGATTTTCTTATAAGAGAAACAGGCACTGTTTGACCTAGAAATGGCTCCCGCATTGTACAGAAGTGAATCTGGGTTCTTTTGCATTTTTATGATAATCTTAGTCCTGTATACTATGAATGATAATGTTTGGGTTTGACATGACTTCCTGCTTAGATGGGAAATGCATGTATCCACCTGTGTCCATGCTACTGTGCAATCATGTCTTGATGTAGGTCACACAGGGAAGATCTTTGGTTTGTAGCTCTCCACTCATTTACTTGATGACAATCAAGATAATTTTAGTATCTAACTATGCTTTCCTGTTGATTGCTGATTTACATTATATGACTTGGTTTGTAACATTgctgcttttgggagtgagtcattgcatgatgcataatgatgctaattaaatttcttttttcatataacaTTGTGACAGGTCACCAGAACAAAGTTGAACAGGTGTTAAGATTGTCAAAATTAATGCATTATGTTTTTGTTCTTAAAGGTATGTAAAGTTGattttgttaaatataaaaaaggtttcaaGATTAGTCATGTGTCAGAGATAGTAATTAAATCTTTTAATTGCTtattttctctgtccttttcttgttaacattatttgaaattgtcatttttatcaggatagtttttttttccaaattacatGTATGGTAAAAACTGTAACACATGGGCACATCATCTAATGCATTTTGTTCAGCTATAAGTGAACAACCACCATTAGAATAATGGTTAAAGAAAGTTCCCAAGTACTCttgatttgtttttatgtaatttttcttgGAAAGTTTGAATTCTTTCTCTTGTATGAAGCTGAAACGTGTCTAAATCTATCAAAGTGTGGGGTATAAGACTTTTATACCTCATATTTGCCCACCTAATTTATCTTTGTGTATGGAATAAGACAATTTGCCTAATATCAGCTGTCTAATTTAATGCATGTGATTAATTGTCATGCAAAAAAGTAGTCTTTGTGTATAATTACATTTGATTatcttacattatttatttatttatttttctttttgtttctttccatgTTCTCTCACTTAACTCCCAAACTTTGTCTCTTCACAACACAACAGTATTGCCAATATTTATAGACTAGTGCTCAGTGTTTGGGTATGATTTTAGACATTAGAAAATCACTCACATTTTGCTATATAGGAATATAACTTGTACTTAACCTGGAACCACTTTCTTAAACTCAGATTTAGTATCAGTTAGATATGACATTACTTATGCGGCATGTggagagttaaaaaaaattaaagggctttacttaatatatattacaataaaagtcACAAACCATAACTCACATGCTAAGGTCAGGTTTTGTTTTCAGTACTAAGTTTCTTTAAACTAAGAACTTTAGAGACAAAGTAGTATGGTTGTTGAGATATATATCAGATTCTTTCCCCCttattacccccttttttttttccctcatttctctctctctctcttctctcttcccttctcttttctctctctcttctctcttttctctctcttctctcttttctctctcttctctcttttctctctcttctctcttttctctctcttctctcttttctttctcttctctcttttctttctcttctctctctctctctctctctctctctctctctctctctctctctctctctctctctctctctctctctctctctctctgtttctttcttattgtttttcattttattttatttttctttcattttctctctctctccctccctctttcccccaccctccttccccctctctctccctctccctcctcccacccttctctgcctccctctctctccctccttccttccccctctctctccctccatcctcctccctccctccttccttccaccctctctccctccttcctctccccctctcttcccccttccttccctctctctctctctccctccttccttccccctctctctccctccttccttcccctctccctccctccatcctcctccctctctctccctccatcctcctccctctctctccctccatcctcctccctctctctccctccatcctcctccctctctctccctccatccttccccccctctctctccctccctccttccctttcttcttccctccttccctatctctctaccaccctctgtccctctctttttcttttcttatcattttcccctttcatctttctctataacctcttaacccccccccccccctcccccacctgtcttttctcccgtctctctctctcactctcactctcactctcactctca
Proteins encoded in this window:
- the LOC119578508 gene encoding uncharacterized protein LOC119578508 codes for the protein MAARNRKTSMSKPCYIPSTPHEVESGAGAGSSQSSHGVGGQVGEANDGDSIPHTRNGILNTGSSAVGIDVMATQPSSSGLVRDVIGIFVVAFDTKEGNLLEWCIPQELPLEGVEFRALISGATYYHIRLHAKSLDVTQLVEKEVSVNVSPALQSAI